The Benincasa hispida cultivar B227 chromosome 11, ASM972705v1, whole genome shotgun sequence genome has a segment encoding these proteins:
- the LOC120091707 gene encoding protein root UVB sensitive 6 has protein sequence MAPIKLKQSPNSAAKSVASSTEARILVRETLRISASLASVPPVDSVPPTLSLAGPQARNLGIVENQFLDSSLRLICCEEIDGRRWNYVADNEPSGRSKNASIRAVCLQTPQAPIDEMMSFIRSYVVPEGFPDSVTPSYVPYMTWRALKHFFGGAMGVFTTQTLLNSVGVARNKATPGAIAINWILKDGAGRVGKMLFARQGKKFDYDLKQLRFAGDLLMELGAGVELATAAAPHLFLPLACAANVAKNVAAVTSTSTRTPIYKAFAKGENIGDVTAKGECVGNIADLLGTGLSIMISKRNPSLVTTFGLLSCGYIFSSYQEVKSVVLHTLNRARFNVAVESFIKTGRVPSLQKGNMNERILSFPWLKETPVVLGPRFKDAFQDAGSYLAIEPLFDRENYIVTYNQTKGKVYALLKDQAKSDDILKAAFHAHVLLHFIRSSYGAQNSLRKQGDAFSNSKPTTTNLEGEIAASCKMVATSYEIFKSKASEQGWVMAESLLNPGKARLCYR, from the exons ATGGCTCCGATCAAGCTCAAGCAATCCCCCAATTCCGCTGCCAAATCTGTTGCTTCTTCCACTGAAGCGCGCATTCTCGTTCGGGAAACTCTGCGCATTAGTGCTAGTTTGGCTTCTGTTCCTCCTGTTGATTCTGTCCCCCCGACGCTCTCCCTCGCTGGGCCACAGGCGAGGAACCTTGGTATTGTGGAGAATCAGTTTCTTGATTCCAGTTTGAGGTTGATTTGCTGCGAGGAAATCGATGGCCGCAGGTGGAATTATGTTGCTGATAATGAGCCATCTGGAAGGTCGAAGAACGCCTCGATCCGCGCTGTTTGTTTGCAAACACCGCAAGCTCCTATTGAT GAGATGATGTCCTTCATAAGATCCTATGTAGTCCCAGAAGGCTTCCCCGATAGTGTTACCCCTTCATATGTACCTTACATGACGTGGAGAGCTTTGAAG CACTTCTTTGGTGGAGCAATGGGTGTTTTCACAACACAGACACTACTAAACTCTGTTGGGGTCGCCAGAAATAAAGCTACTCCTGGTGCCATTGCTATTAACTGGATTCTCAAG GATGGCGCCGGTCGTGTTGGTAAAATGCTATTTGCTCGACAAGGGAAAAAGTTTGATTATGATCTCAAGCAG CTACGTTTTGCAGGTGATCTCCTTATGGAGTTGGGTGCTGGGGTTGAGCTGGCAACTGCAGCTGCACCACACCTTTTTCTTCCTCTGGCTTGTGCTGCTAATGTTGCAAAG AACGTTGCAGCTGTAACATCAACGTCAACCCGCACTCCAATCTACAAAGCCTTTGCAAAAGGAGAAAACATTGGAGATGTCACCGCTAAAGGAGAATGTGTAGGAAATATAGCAGATCTG CTAGGAACCGGACTAAGCATAATGATTTCAAAAAGAAATCCATCTTTGGTTACTACTTTTGGTCTCCTTTCATGCGGGTATATTTTCAGCTCTTATCAAGAG GTCAAATCCGTTGTGTTGCACACATTGAACAGAGCGAGATTTAATGTAGCAGTAGAGTCATTCATCAAGACAG GGCGAGTACCCTCATTGCAGAAGGGGAATATGAATGAAAGAATATTAAGTTTCCCCTGGCTAAAGGAGACTCCTGTAGTTCTTG GACCAAGATTCAAAGATGCATTCCAAGATGCTGGTTCATATCTTGCCATAGAGCCtttgtttgat AGAGAGAACTACATTGTGACATACAATCAAACTAAGGGTAAGGTATATGCATTACTCAAAGATCAAGCGAAGTCAGATGATATCCTAAAAGCTGCTTTCCAC GCTCATGTGCTCTTACATTTTATACGCTCATCATATGGGGCTCAGAACTCTTTGCGAAAACAAGGTGATGCCTTTTCAAATTCTAAGCCCACTACAACCAATCTTGAGGGAGAAATTGCCGCATCATGTAAAATGGTCGCAACCTCTTATGAGATTTTCAAGAGTAAAGCTTCAGAGCAG GGATGGGTGATGGCAGAATCGCTGCTCAATCCTGGTAAAGCTCGATTATGTtacagataa